One stretch of Nitrosococcus watsonii C-113 DNA includes these proteins:
- a CDS encoding efflux RND transporter permease subunit produces the protein MGLFVRHRVAANLLMVIMILSGTWALSQLNRQFFPNFALDIITVSVVWRGASAEDVARSITERLEEELRALDDLKKLDSTSAYGLATLTLEYYEGTDMGIALDKVKERIGQIRELPLDSETPEIRLVSRYENIARVLVTGPENPQELRRLVHKFERDLLNRGIAKVDIVGLPQQEIAIQIPVGNLRELEMSLGQVANRVADISRDLPAGTIGRNDVARQLRSLDQRRDSRAFADIPLTAQSDGRLIRLGDVATIERRDRDGETRLLYQGKPAVELQLKRTESGDSLQGAEILTQWLQAVRPTLPEGIKLHLFDQSWELVKERIGLLLKNGGGGLVLVVGILFLFLSGRVAIWVAIGIPVSFLATLAVLWAANGSINMISLFALIMALGIIVDDAIVVGEDALAQHQQGLSPLAAAEGGARRMLLPVLASSLTTVAAFLPLMLIGDVTGNILFDIPLVVICVILASLVESFLVLPGHLRYSFEKMKIGREGKIRLWLNQAFDRFRERVFRSLAVFAIQNRWITVSATLGLLVVVLGLLLGGRINFTFFPSPEGKVIYANASFAPGTPPRRVAAFIMELERTLYDTEAAFKQDLIAASIVKLGSATTAGGRAARNGDRFGSITVEFVSPDRREVRNQAFMQAWQERIKLPPGIESFTLSERQMGPPGQDLDIVLVGENERALKGAAVELAEALRKIPGVSAVEDDLPYGQEQLIYRLTPEGQSLELTVEAVGRQLRAAYEGRLVQIFQDGGDEIEVRVLLPDHERYRLASLTHLAIQLPNGGIAPLDTVVDLESRRGFDVLRHTQGRLAVHVSGDVDRGVNNSNRILAGLEHSFLPELRARYGIQTLFEGRAEEQRDTLGDMQHGLLLALAMIYLILTGVFSSYGWPLVVMAAIPFGLIGAILGHYVMGIDLTILSLFGFFGLSGIVVNDSIILVTFYKQLREQGQPYDTALIEAACQRLRAVLLTSLTTIAGLTPLLFEHSFQAQFLIPMAVSISFGLMFSTVLVLLVIPALLSIYERTLLWFKPPPEEDIAPELEAGEGATQAPVHHISGIPK, from the coding sequence ATGGGCTTGTTTGTTCGGCATCGGGTGGCCGCCAACCTGCTGATGGTGATCATGATCCTCTCTGGAACCTGGGCGCTTTCTCAGCTTAACCGGCAGTTTTTCCCCAATTTTGCTCTGGATATTATCACCGTAAGTGTGGTTTGGCGTGGCGCCAGTGCCGAAGACGTTGCCCGCTCTATCACCGAGCGCCTTGAGGAAGAGCTTCGGGCCTTGGATGATCTTAAAAAACTTGATTCAACTTCGGCTTATGGCCTGGCGACCCTGACCTTGGAATACTATGAAGGCACCGATATGGGGATTGCTTTGGATAAGGTCAAAGAGCGAATAGGCCAAATCCGGGAGCTTCCCCTTGATTCGGAAACCCCTGAAATCCGCTTGGTGTCGCGCTATGAAAATATTGCCCGGGTGTTGGTCACAGGCCCTGAGAATCCCCAGGAATTACGGCGATTGGTGCATAAGTTTGAAAGGGACTTGCTTAATCGGGGAATCGCTAAAGTTGATATCGTTGGCCTTCCCCAGCAAGAGATCGCTATCCAGATACCCGTGGGGAATCTGCGAGAGCTGGAAATGTCCCTGGGACAGGTGGCTAACCGGGTGGCGGACATCAGCCGAGATCTGCCGGCGGGCACCATTGGCCGCAACGATGTGGCTCGCCAGCTCCGTAGCCTGGACCAGCGGCGCGACAGTCGGGCGTTTGCCGATATACCGCTAACAGCGCAGAGCGATGGCCGCTTGATTCGCTTGGGCGATGTGGCCACGATTGAGCGCCGGGATCGGGATGGAGAGACCCGGTTACTTTATCAAGGAAAACCAGCGGTAGAGTTGCAACTGAAGCGTACCGAATCGGGAGACTCGCTCCAAGGCGCCGAGATTTTAACCCAATGGTTGCAAGCCGTACGTCCCACTTTACCGGAAGGCATCAAGCTGCATCTTTTTGATCAATCCTGGGAGCTAGTGAAGGAACGCATCGGGTTGCTGCTCAAAAATGGCGGCGGCGGCTTAGTCCTGGTGGTCGGTATCCTTTTTCTATTTCTCAGCGGCCGGGTCGCCATCTGGGTGGCTATCGGAATTCCCGTCTCTTTCCTGGCGACCCTGGCGGTTCTCTGGGCTGCGAATGGTAGCATCAACATGATCAGCCTGTTTGCCTTGATCATGGCGCTTGGAATCATCGTTGATGATGCCATTGTGGTGGGTGAAGATGCCCTCGCCCAGCATCAGCAGGGGTTGTCCCCATTGGCGGCGGCCGAAGGTGGCGCTCGCCGTATGCTCCTGCCGGTTCTTGCTTCCTCTTTGACCACCGTTGCCGCTTTTCTCCCCTTGATGCTTATAGGCGATGTGACCGGTAATATTCTGTTCGATATTCCCCTGGTGGTGATCTGCGTCATTCTGGCTTCTTTGGTTGAAAGTTTTCTCGTACTGCCTGGCCACCTGCGATATAGCTTCGAGAAAATGAAAATTGGCCGGGAAGGCAAGATCCGCTTGTGGCTGAATCAAGCTTTTGACCGTTTTCGGGAGCGGGTTTTTCGGTCCCTGGCGGTGTTTGCGATTCAAAACCGGTGGATCACGGTGAGCGCAACCTTGGGGCTGCTGGTGGTAGTATTGGGCCTGCTGCTTGGGGGACGCATCAATTTTACCTTCTTTCCCTCCCCCGAAGGTAAAGTCATTTATGCTAATGCCAGTTTTGCGCCTGGCACCCCGCCTCGGAGGGTTGCGGCTTTTATTATGGAGCTGGAACGGACGCTCTATGACACGGAGGCGGCTTTTAAGCAAGACTTGATTGCGGCGTCTATTGTAAAGCTGGGTTCGGCGACCACCGCTGGGGGGCGCGCTGCCCGTAACGGGGATCGTTTTGGCTCGATTACCGTGGAGTTCGTTTCCCCTGACCGGCGCGAGGTGCGGAATCAAGCTTTTATGCAAGCCTGGCAAGAGCGGATCAAACTGCCTCCTGGTATTGAAAGTTTTACGCTCTCAGAACGGCAGATGGGACCGCCCGGCCAGGATTTAGATATTGTCTTAGTAGGGGAAAATGAACGGGCCTTGAAAGGGGCGGCGGTAGAATTGGCGGAGGCATTAAGAAAGATTCCCGGCGTTTCCGCGGTGGAAGACGATCTGCCTTACGGCCAAGAGCAGCTCATTTACCGTTTAACTCCAGAAGGCCAATCCCTGGAGCTTACGGTAGAGGCCGTGGGCAGGCAGCTCCGGGCGGCCTATGAAGGCCGCTTGGTGCAGATATTTCAGGATGGGGGAGATGAGATTGAGGTGCGGGTACTCCTGCCCGACCATGAACGCTATCGTCTGGCCAGTCTCACCCACCTGGCTATCCAGCTTCCCAATGGCGGTATCGCGCCCTTGGATACGGTCGTCGATCTAGAGTCCCGGCGGGGATTTGATGTCCTGCGCCATACCCAGGGCAGGTTAGCGGTTCATGTTTCCGGCGATGTGGATCGGGGGGTCAACAATAGCAACCGCATTCTCGCTGGACTAGAACACAGCTTTTTGCCGGAGCTTCGCGCCCGCTATGGGATTCAAACCCTGTTCGAGGGCCGGGCCGAGGAACAGCGGGATACCCTCGGCGATATGCAGCATGGGCTGTTGTTGGCGCTGGCCATGATCTACTTAATTCTGACTGGAGTGTTTTCTTCCTACGGTTGGCCTTTAGTGGTCATGGCTGCCATTCCCTTCGGTTTGATTGGGGCTATTTTGGGCCACTATGTCATGGGGATCGATCTCACGATTTTATCCCTGTTTGGTTTCTTTGGCCTCTCGGGTATCGTAGTCAATGATTCTATTATTTTAGTCACCTTTTACAAGCAGCTCCGGGAACAGGGCCAGCCCTATGATACCGCCCTGATAGAAGCAGCCTGCCAACGTCTGCGGGCCGTACTGCTCACTTCCTTGACCACCATTGCTGGTTTGACGCCTTTACTCTTTGAGCACTCCTTCCAGGCCCAGTTTTTGATCCCCATGGCGGTTTCCATTTCCTTTGGTTTGATGTTTTCTACCGTGCTGGTGCTATTGGTCATTCCCGCCTTGCTCTCCATTTATGAGCGTACCTTGCTCTGGTTTAAACCACCCCCGGAAGAGGATATTGCCCCAGAGCTTGAAGCTGGTGAAGGTGCCACGCAAGCCCCTGTCCACCATATATCAGGTATTCCCAAATAA
- a CDS encoding BrnT family toxin → MLLGLSDHSRVLVVCHCERAQGQSIRLISARKATSNERAYYEGPMP, encoded by the coding sequence ATCCTGCTAGGACTAAGCGACCACTCACGCGTTCTTGTCGTATGTCACTGCGAGCGCGCTCAAGGACAATCTATTCGGCTTATCTCGGCTCGTAAAGCAACCTCGAACGAGCGCGCGTACTATGAAGGTCCAATGCCATGA
- a CDS encoding efflux RND transporter periplasmic adaptor subunit translates to MPARGKVVKIASPFIILLVAVAIFAGLFQSRPTKPAVSKKETVWRVAVTQVDPRPRRPMLPLYGRIETPRSSKLRAAITADVQEVKVEEGDLVRRGQLLVQLDEQEVKLEWMQRQADLKEIEAFIASEKVRHTHDLKALKHEKSLLALSRRAVERAEILEQRKLTPRSVLDEAQQAAGRQALELNNRLLAIDDHQARLAQLKARQLRAQALLDQAKLDLERTRITSPYTGRIASVAIAAGDRVQSGDELLEIYDTDALEVRAQIPSSYAGQIRKALAQNVPLRAAAKVDGSALLFSLDRLAGRVERGSGGVDALLKLKKPEHAALPLGNFVELRLQLPLAEDVVMLPFEAIYGLDRVYKLVGGRMQAVAVERIGEYPDKEGQIQVLVKSPQLGENDQVITTQLPNAMEGLRVEVVADS, encoded by the coding sequence ATGCCAGCCAGAGGTAAGGTTGTAAAAATAGCATCCCCTTTCATTATTCTACTTGTTGCCGTGGCCATCTTTGCGGGCTTGTTTCAAAGCAGGCCGACCAAACCTGCGGTGAGCAAGAAAGAAACCGTGTGGCGGGTGGCGGTCACACAAGTCGATCCCCGTCCAAGACGACCCATGCTTCCCCTATATGGCCGTATTGAAACTCCCCGTTCGAGCAAGCTTCGGGCTGCCATCACGGCGGATGTTCAGGAGGTTAAGGTAGAAGAGGGGGATCTCGTTCGCCGTGGTCAATTGCTGGTTCAGCTCGATGAGCAGGAAGTCAAGCTGGAGTGGATGCAGCGTCAAGCAGATTTAAAAGAGATTGAAGCGTTTATTGCAAGCGAGAAAGTTCGGCATACTCATGATTTAAAAGCGTTAAAGCACGAGAAATCCTTATTGGCCTTAAGCCGCCGGGCGGTAGAGCGGGCCGAAATCCTAGAGCAGCGCAAGCTCACCCCCCGGTCAGTCCTGGATGAAGCACAGCAGGCTGCCGGACGGCAAGCCTTGGAGCTTAATAACCGCCTGCTTGCGATTGATGATCACCAGGCCCGCTTGGCGCAACTCAAAGCCCGGCAACTTCGGGCTCAGGCGCTGTTGGATCAGGCCAAGCTAGATCTGGAACGGACTCGAATTACATCTCCCTATACGGGCCGGATTGCATCGGTTGCCATCGCTGCGGGGGACCGGGTGCAGTCCGGTGATGAATTACTTGAAATTTATGATACCGATGCTTTGGAGGTCCGGGCGCAAATTCCTTCTAGCTATGCTGGTCAAATCCGTAAGGCATTAGCGCAAAATGTACCACTACGGGCTGCTGCCAAGGTGGATGGAAGCGCGTTGCTCTTTTCCCTTGATCGGCTGGCAGGGCGGGTGGAGAGAGGCAGCGGCGGCGTTGATGCGTTGCTTAAGCTAAAGAAGCCAGAACATGCTGCCTTGCCCCTTGGCAATTTTGTCGAGTTGCGATTACAACTACCGCTAGCAGAAGACGTAGTGATGCTGCCCTTTGAAGCCATCTACGGTCTGGATCGGGTTTATAAGCTGGTGGGAGGACGGATGCAGGCCGTTGCAGTGGAGCGAATTGGCGAGTATCCAGATAAGGAGGGGCAAATTCAGGTGCTCGTGAAAAGCCCGCAACTGGGAGAAAATGATCAAGTTATCACCACCCAGCTTCCCAATGCCATGGAAGGGTTGCGGGTAGAGGTCGTCGCAGACTCGTGA
- a CDS encoding BrnA antitoxin family protein, whose product MRKEYDFSKMRSRKNPYAAKLKRQVTIRMRDDVITYFKDMSKETGIPYQSLINLYLRDCMAAGRKPDLSWK is encoded by the coding sequence ATGAGAAAAGAGTATGATTTTTCGAAAATGAGGTCTCGAAAAAATCCCTACGCTGCGAAACTCAAACGTCAGGTCACGATTCGTATGCGGGATGATGTCATTACGTATTTTAAAGACATGTCCAAAGAAACGGGCATTCCGTATCAAAGCTTAATCAATCTGTATCTTCGAGATTGCATGGCTGCTGGTCGGAAGCCCGACCTTTCCTGGAAATAA
- the aroC gene encoding chorismate synthase, whose protein sequence is MSGNTLGKFFTVTTFGESHGPALGCIVDGCPPGLVLCEADIQIDLDRRRPGKSRHTTQRREPDQVQILSGVFEGKTTGTPIGLFIENVDQRSRDYDKIKEQIRPGHADYTYLQKYGLRDYRGGGRSSARETAMRVAAGAIAKKYLAERHGVKIRGYLAQLGPIRAERFDWETVEKNPFFCPDPDKIPELEAYMDALRKEGDSIGARINVVVTGVPPGLGEPVFDRLDADLAHALMSINAVKGVEIGAGFAAVTQKGTSHRDPLTPEGFLSNHAGGVLGGISTGQDILASIALKPTSSLRLPERTINSRGEAAEVITTGRHDPCVGIRATPIAEAMAALVLMDHLLRHRAQNMDVQPSLPSIPAYPGGGG, encoded by the coding sequence ATGTCTGGCAATACTCTTGGCAAGTTTTTTACCGTAACCACCTTTGGCGAAAGCCACGGGCCGGCCTTGGGCTGTATTGTGGATGGTTGCCCGCCAGGTTTGGTCCTGTGCGAAGCGGATATTCAAATTGACCTGGATCGGCGCCGGCCCGGTAAGTCCCGTCATACTACCCAGCGCCGGGAACCGGATCAGGTCCAGATCCTCTCCGGGGTGTTCGAGGGAAAAACTACCGGCACTCCCATCGGTTTATTCATTGAAAATGTCGATCAACGCTCCCGGGATTACGATAAAATCAAGGAGCAAATCCGGCCCGGCCATGCAGACTATACTTATTTGCAAAAATATGGCCTGCGGGATTACCGGGGAGGGGGGCGTTCCTCGGCCCGGGAGACGGCCATGCGGGTAGCTGCGGGCGCTATTGCCAAGAAATACTTGGCCGAGCGGCATGGCGTAAAAATTCGAGGGTATCTGGCTCAGCTTGGCCCCATTCGGGCTGAACGATTTGACTGGGAAACGGTAGAGAAAAATCCTTTTTTCTGCCCGGACCCGGATAAAATACCCGAACTTGAAGCCTATATGGATGCCCTCCGGAAAGAAGGTGATTCCATTGGCGCCCGGATTAACGTGGTGGTTACCGGAGTCCCTCCCGGTTTGGGCGAGCCAGTCTTTGATCGTCTCGATGCGGATTTGGCCCATGCCCTTATGAGCATTAACGCCGTTAAGGGCGTGGAAATCGGTGCCGGTTTCGCCGCGGTGACCCAAAAGGGTACTAGCCATCGTGACCCTCTTACCCCGGAAGGTTTCCTCAGTAACCATGCGGGCGGCGTCCTGGGGGGGATTTCCACGGGGCAGGATATTCTTGCCAGTATTGCCCTGAAACCTACTTCCAGTCTCCGTTTACCCGAGCGTACCATTAACAGCCGGGGCGAGGCGGCGGAAGTCATTACTACGGGCCGCCATGATCCTTGCGTTGGCATTCGGGCAACGCCTATTGCCGAAGCCATGGCTGCCTTGGTGCTGATGGACCATCTGTTGCGCCACCGCGCCCAAAATATGGACGTTCAGCCGAGTTTGCCGTCCATTCCCGCTTATCCCGGTGGTGGCGGTTAA
- a CDS encoding BrnT family toxin, producing MIEFEWDIAKAHSNVNKHGVSFEEAKSVFYDEYARQFFDEDHSGSGSVLSC from the coding sequence ATGATTGAATTCGAATGGGACATCGCTAAGGCGCACTCTAACGTTAATAAGCACGGGGTCTCGTTCGAAGAGGCGAAATCTGTATTCTATGATGAATACGCGCGCCAGTTTTTTGATGAGGATCACTCGGGGTCTGGGAGCGTTTTATCCTGCTAG
- a CDS encoding ceramidase domain-containing protein, which produces METNSLSVGATGWRLAVLLGFFFGTMALMFWVAPIPQDLAYHAFADRRSLLGIPNFFDVISNLPFVLIGILGVRVSLGRLPRAILPAWLMFFMAVSLVGVGSAYYHWAPDNDTLVWDRLPMTVGFMSLFVALLGEYLDRRLVQRLLYPAVLIGACSVVYWHFMDDLRFYAWVQFMPLTMIAMLLTLYRSRFEQNGLLLIALGCYVLAKVVEYYDAEIFQLLGATVSGHTLKHLLASAGCLTMAVLVIKWNGKHDALPA; this is translated from the coding sequence ATGGAAACTAATTCTTTGAGCGTTGGCGCAACCGGTTGGCGCCTGGCCGTCCTTCTTGGATTTTTCTTCGGCACCATGGCGTTGATGTTTTGGGTTGCTCCAATCCCGCAGGATCTGGCGTACCATGCCTTTGCTGATCGCCGGTCACTTTTAGGCATTCCTAATTTCTTCGATGTTATATCGAATCTGCCCTTCGTCTTGATAGGCATCCTTGGCGTGCGTGTATCGCTAGGCCGCTTGCCCAGGGCCATCCTGCCTGCTTGGTTGATGTTTTTCATGGCTGTATCGTTGGTCGGTGTCGGGTCTGCGTATTATCACTGGGCACCTGACAACGACACGCTGGTATGGGACAGACTCCCGATGACGGTGGGTTTCATGAGCTTGTTTGTCGCGCTCCTCGGCGAGTACCTTGATCGGCGCCTCGTTCAAAGACTTCTTTATCCCGCCGTTTTGATAGGGGCGTGTTCAGTGGTTTACTGGCATTTCATGGATGATCTGAGATTCTATGCCTGGGTTCAGTTCATGCCCCTTACAATGATTGCAATGCTGCTCACCCTATACCGGTCGCGTTTTGAGCAGAATGGGCTTCTCCTGATTGCCCTTGGTTGCTATGTATTGGCGAAAGTAGTCGAGTATTACGATGCTGAAATCTTCCAACTGCTTGGCGCAACTGTGAGCGGCCATACGCTGAAGCATTTGCTTGCCTCTGCTGGCTGCCTAACCATGGCCGTGCTGGTGATAAAATGGAACGGAAAGCATGACGCACTACCTGCCTAA